A stretch of Paraburkholderia phenazinium DNA encodes these proteins:
- a CDS encoding oxidoreductase: MMNRDNPVWLITGCSTGFGRELAKLVLERGWRAVVTARDTSKVADIVEGHGDRALVLPLDVTKRAQIDHTVAQAKEHFGRIDVLVNNAGYGYLAAIEEGEDAAVREMFEANVFGLVDTTKAVLPVMRKQRSGLIVNVSSIGGLTSFAATGYYHGTKYAVEGISESLATEVKPLGIDVLIVEPGPFRTNWAGPSIKQSATQIEDYAATAGERRKQTAARSGNQAGDPVRAAQAIIDAALSDTPPLRLLLGKAALELARKKLDFLRSDFDAWEATTVGADFPEGTK; the protein is encoded by the coding sequence ATGATGAATCGAGACAACCCCGTCTGGCTGATCACTGGCTGTTCCACAGGCTTTGGCCGCGAACTGGCGAAACTCGTGCTGGAGCGCGGCTGGCGTGCAGTGGTCACGGCGCGTGACACGTCGAAAGTCGCGGACATTGTCGAAGGTCACGGCGATCGCGCCCTCGTGCTGCCGCTGGATGTCACCAAACGTGCCCAGATCGACCACACCGTCGCCCAGGCCAAAGAGCATTTCGGCCGCATCGACGTGCTCGTCAATAACGCCGGTTACGGTTACCTGGCCGCCATTGAGGAAGGCGAGGACGCGGCCGTGCGCGAGATGTTCGAGGCGAACGTGTTCGGCCTCGTCGACACGACCAAGGCCGTGTTGCCGGTGATGCGCAAGCAGCGCAGCGGCCTGATCGTCAACGTGTCGTCGATCGGCGGCCTCACCAGCTTCGCCGCGACCGGCTATTACCACGGCACCAAATACGCGGTGGAAGGCATCTCCGAGTCGCTGGCGACCGAGGTCAAGCCGCTCGGTATCGACGTGCTGATAGTCGAGCCCGGCCCGTTCCGCACCAACTGGGCCGGGCCGTCGATCAAACAATCGGCGACGCAAATCGAGGATTACGCGGCCACCGCCGGCGAGCGCCGCAAGCAGACTGCCGCCCGCAGCGGCAATCAGGCGGGTGACCCGGTACGGGCCGCGCAGGCCATCATCGATGCTGCGCTCTCCGACACGCCGCCGTTGCGTCTGCTGCTCGGCAAGGCCGCGCTGGAACTGGCCCGCAAGAAGCTCGATTTCCTGCGCAGCGATTTCGACGCGTGGGAAGCGACCACCGTCGGCGCGGACTTCCCGGAAGGGACGAAATAA